CCTGTTGGCGTAAGAGTAAGTAGAGCGTTCGTTAAATCATTGCTCGGACTCGGACCGGACTCGGTGGTTTCAGGGGAATGGGTTTTGATTTTCGAGCTGACAATGGCACGTAAGTTTGGTAATTCCATTCCCGTTATGGGCAGAAGGTTgttctttttacttttcctGGATTTTAAGACCCGTATCTACGTGTGTAGTAGGATAACAGTTCGTTGTCGGTGGAAAGGTGTGAGAGATGTAGCGGCGGTGTAAGGGAAGTACTTTAATGCTGCCCTTTTTGGCAATCCTTTTAAGCTCTCCATGATCTACAGAAGAGAATCCATGATCTAGAGAAGagttattcttttttttatagtaTTCAACTTTTCAACACCTGAAGTTTAGCCTTTAGTATATGGATACCACACTATGCTTACTGCAGTAGTATTGCACGTTCATTTGCTTAAGCAAATATGAGTTTTGGAACTATCCAATTATTTAACGAAATCTTCGAATGTAAACTTAATTTATATGAACCTaggttaaaataaaatacataGTTCGATTGAGCTAAATCGATATGCATACATTAGTGCATTAATAACATCACAAAAGCCTAATTTGTTAGAAAGTAATACTTGGAGCAGGAATTTAAATTATCATCAATCTCATGTTTCCCCGAATTGGTTTTTAAACACCAATATAAAGTAGTTGCACGATCATTTAGGATAAACTCGATTTGATTTTGATGGAAATGTTGAATATTACGTTCATAAACTATTTAGACAAGTTGTTATGACGCTTCAAATCAACACTTTTCAAGCGGGAACATAATTTGTACCATTTTACGGTTAAATAAAACGagcaaacacgaaaaaaaatgtattatttgttgctttggtttctgtcagcagcaggagcattaGTTTCAACTATTAAGCATTTGTTGAAGTTGTGTAAGAGGATAGAAATGAGTAAGAGACGTTGTTTAATCTAGAATACCtattgaaacaaaaagtgGGTTAAAAGTTTAGTTTAATCACAAATCGTAGGCAATAAATTGTTTCCAATTGGTTCCACTTTGCGCTTGCTTCGCGAATGCACAATTCCAATCACTGATCTATTGGCTACTGTAACTACCACACTGCTGGCCACTGCAGCCACGTTAACCGTTGCTCAATGAATCCACTCGTTCCAGTGTGGCCAgtgtgcacaacaacaaaaaccaaacctttttgtttcattttctgcgGCCTCCCGAAATTCGAATTCCCATAATCGGTCCCCTAAACCCGGGAcgggaaccaccaccaatgccaGGGGTCGGGAGGGTGCCAagtgccacaaacacaaagctCGTTAGTCACGATCGCTCTTCGCGTTCCCCCCCTAATACCACGCCGTTACACTTACGCTGTTAGGAAGCTCTCGATTCGTTCGTAGAGTGCGTGCCGCGTGGTGCGATGCTGGCGCAGAAAATGCCGATCGAGCGGTGCAGTATCCTCGCGGATGCTCCGTTTTCCGAACACGGGATAGAATCGTTTTTTAGCTATCGGATAGTTGGGTGGATGACGTCGGATCCAGCTGCTGAGATATCTGTAAGGGAAAGGCatgacgaaaggaaaaaaggggagagggagagagagagagagagagagaacaaaatgGAGGATATCATTCTGGGCATCCATTCCATCGTccagctctgtgtgtgtgtgtatcggatGGTAGTCGAAAGCGAACTGGGTTTGGGGGTTGCTCGATTCgtaaaaattcacaaaaacaaGAGAGGAAAGAAGGGAGGTTGAAGAGCAACATGCATCAACCGTCGAGGGGATGGCGAACACTGGAACATTCCTGGTCCCTCCCCCGTCTCCTCCTTCTGACCTGATCGTGGGAAAATCGCGGAAAACATGTTCACATTTTATCGTCCCCAGCCGCACTTGTCAACGAGCAAAACGGAAAGGGAAGTGAAGTGTGAGGAACGGATGAGGGTAAGGGGTCCATCCAAGGGGTcggccaacagcaccaccaccaccactcgaaaAACCACAATTTTATCGTGTTTGTTgtgaaattaatttgattcATGTTCCTCGCCACCGAAATCCCTTTGAAGCCCCCGCCCTGGCTGGCCCTGACTCCAGTGTCCGGGGTCCAGGGTCCATGCTGTTCCATGGTCATGGCCTCGATGGCCGGTTGGCATCTGGCGGTTGTCTGTGGTGACCAGTTGCGGACAGATcaccgaatggtggtggtggctggctggcggtctTTCGAGGTTTTCCTCGATTCCCTCGGTCACCGACAACCTCGGTGCATCCTCTCGCTGTGACCTACCTGTTTACGAGGCTCCCGAAATCGTTGCCCGACCCATCGGTGGGGTAGGGTGGGCGGCGGGCGAGCTCACTGGAGACAAATTGCTCCCACCGGGAGGGAACGGGTTGGCGCTGGTTGCCGTACCGCTGATCGTACTTATCGTACCGTCGATTGCCGTTATcgtagttgttgttggtgtagtAATTTAtgcgaccaccactaccactaccaccaccaccaccaccgtagccCATGGATGGGCTTTGGTTGGGTGTGGCGTAGGAATAGCTGAGAATGTTTTTGCGGTCCGGTCGGGAGTCGATGAGGACGGTTTGGTTCGCGTTGAGGTCCACCTTGGCCGAGGCGGCGGAACCCTCGTTCGCGTTCTCCTCGATCATCTGCTCGATCTGGTCGAACGTGATGCTCGGCAGCTCGTAGGCCAGCGCGACGGTGATGCCGATGGTAAACAGGCGCTCCACGCCTATCATGGGAATGGTCTGATCGTACACTGGAAAATGCGGAGGGGAAAAAACAGGAGGCGGAAAGGGTTGGAGATCAAGCAGCCGTTAAGTGCAGAAGAACGTAACGCCTCGTCACGAactttgataaatgtttaatgtgCGAAAGACAAATATTTGAAACTGTTTCGAAATGTTACATGTGGATGGATAGGGAGCCGAagcatttaaaaaacaaataatgaaGTAATGCAATTATTGAATTTTGTACTCGTTGGAGGATGaatcgtaaatattttttgaagattaaaataattgaaatcgtTGTCTACAAATATATTTGGTTTAAATCTGATCAGTTAGAATAGTTGCACCATATTTGTACAACTGATTATAGAACGTTATCCTAAATAATATTAAAGGTTTGAGGAGGGGTTGAACTATTCTATTTTTTCTCACATTTAcagtttacattttttcatgaatgcttaCTTTTttaagagtattgtgtgaaatttttaaatcAATCGCTGTACAACTAACAAAGATATTAACTTTTGAAAAGCCACTTTTCATatttgattcatttaaaaaaaaaatgaaatgtggtttttgtggCAATTGTAGAAAGtatcactttttcaatttcaaaaaggTACCAATAAtctaaaaatttaaattttcacaaaaattcTACTTTAGTTCTTTTTTGCAGACTCCCAATTACAGATCGGGTACCATGAAagtagtttttaacaaatcttccacaaaatacaaccaaatatttttgaagAGCTGAAGATTAATATAAAatttagataaaaaaattGCATTGAATGGTTTCCTCACGAAAAAGCTCCGAAACATAAATTGTTGTAGCCCTGAATTAATCTTAATCCCTCCTTAATTGCAACTTTGATCGAGAATTGGATTTTTGTTCTTCCTGTTCAGTGTCAAAGGTCGTGAATTGCGAAGAATTGTCTGGGTATAAGACCTGAACACATTTATCTGTAATAGGTTCAGCTTTTATACTAAGCTTACACTAAAACTTTAAGAGTTTAGCCTTGGATACCCGATTAACTCCACGAAGAACATTGTAGAATACGTTAATTAAGGCTAGGAAAATATCTGATTTTTGTTCGAAAAGGCGTTTCTGGTAAAAGGATTTAATACAAACTTATTTATCTTTCTATGGATTGAATGCAAAATTGATAACAACATACTTTCCATCCAGAAATCACACTCCGTAAGCTTTCCAGAAATGACTTTAACGTTTTGCAATTACAACCACAACTCAAGAGCTCAAGTGCTCAACATACAGCACTTCTAGCAGCAATGATTCCCAGCACcaacacggcagcagcaaatctaCACCACGAGCTTCGAACGCAGCCTccgcaaaacgaacaaaaccaaatgaaacaaCCATATCACACTGTCAAAACATTTGCGCTAAAGTTATCCAATTAACTCCAACAACGAAAAACTGCATTAACATCACTCTTGCGAACTTTGCATTCATACCCAGGCTCCCAGGCCCAAGAGGAATCCCGCCCCGTGACTTACCGACTTGGAAGGAGCTTCCCTCGGGGAAGGTAAGGTAACGGCGTTTCCTCGAGAGGATACGTTCCGGCCGTGGACCGGGGCTCGGTTCTTCACTTCCTCCATCCGGTCCAACCGTTCCATTTCCATGCACCAATGCATCCACCGATCCCGCGtacggcaacaacagcattccgagtagcaacggcaacagcacaaCGGAAAGCAGCGGCCTAGGCCCGACGACCCTTCTGGAACTCACACCGTCGCACATGCTCATGAATGGGAGTGAGTTAATGTTTTCCGTGAATTTTAATTCGCTGCTTAGTGCATGTGCTCCCTATGGCCGCCCACTCATGCCGCTAAACCCCCTTTCTGGCTGTGTCTTGTCTTTGAAGTCCGGAGCTTGCTCGGTTTTTTTAACTACTTTTTTTAATCACTCTACCAACACACTGACACTTGGCGACGTGTTTGACGTCTTCACTTAGCCCAAAGGCCTACTAGGTTTTTCCGCAGCAACTTTGTCCGGGAAAGTGGAGCTGTCAGAAGGATGACGATCTTCCCGAAGAATTATTCCTTCCACCGAAGGCGGTGGGGGTTTCGTAATTGGTGATGCTCCAAACAGGTACCAAACTCCGGTCCCGGGGCCACCGTTCGTGTGAGTACACTCACCGAGAACGTTCCAGTGTGTCTAACGCAATACACCTCATCCGGTTGGTCTGCTGGTCGAAGATTTCGATCTTTTGTGgtcagcttcagcttcttcttttcttttggctTCACTCCTGGACCTTTGTCGGTGTGTTCTGAGCTGGACTTTTCGCACCTCAAACCCCTCATTGATGGTCTACTTACCCCCCGGCCCCAGGGTCAGCCCAGATCGCGGGTTAACGGTATGCAAAAGAAGGTCGAGCACCTATTAGTAATGATATGCTACTTCCAGGCCAGACTAGGGACGGAACGGGACGGAGACACATTTTCACCAATTCCCACCGAGATGGggtcgtcgtttgtcgtcgtctgtcGCCTTCTGATGCCTGCTGAAGAGGAGAATATATCTGGAGCATCGTGCCAAGTCAGACGGTTGTTGCCCTACTGGCCTCGTTTCTCCgcttcatgctgctgccgtttgttgtgtgtcgtgctgtgtgtgtgtcgcgtcgTCATCGCGTCTGAGCGACGCACTCATCGTACCGTTGACTCCACTGAGAGTGCTTCGACGCCACCGTGCATTATTGACGACCTATGCTGCGGATCGGGGCAAAGAAACTTCGTGGCAAATTCATAAATGTATTCTCAATCATATGCTTCACCGCTGCGATGAGAATTGATCTTGCCGCAGTCCTATTCGCTGCGGTCAATCCCTCAAATTCCCTGGCCAACCATTGCTGTCGGTTGGTTTtggcttttgctttgctttcaaGAACGGAAAGgtgaaacacacacgcacacatgagAAAATCGACAAAAAGGGACCTCAATCCAACCTCTGACCGGAGGAACCAGAGaccaaggacacacacacacacgcacacacatacctaACTCAATTAAGTCATGGTTTAACTTTCGGGGACATTCCGGTGCGTTTGCGGGACacaagaaaagaagcaaacaagaaacagggcagcagaagaaaaaaagattcCAACTTCTTTTTCCGGAGAACCACAAATCCTCCCCTCCGTCCCACACAAAAATTGCGAATTTTCTGCTCCTTCGGCCTCCGATCCCTCCGATCCCACgcaccccccccgggggtggtcgCTCGCACGCAACATCATGCAGGCAACATCGCGGTAAACACTGCGGCACTGACGATGGCTGCGTGTGTCCGGGTCGCTTGGCCCCTCGAggaatgccacacacacacacacgcacacaaacacacacatacacggttACCGTTGCGTGAGCGatacattttccgtttttccttcgaGTCTTCGAGACACGGGgatgcgtttttgttttctttttccctcttttcagTCCCGATGCCAATCTCGACTGCGAGAAACAGCAGGATAAATCTGTCTCCACAGGGACAAATgccgcattgtgtgtgtgtgtgtgcctgccggggtttctttttgtttcggaCTTTGGAGTCCGGTTTGGCGAGCGTTCGCTTTGAACATCCGAGCGGGAAAACCTCCCCCTTTGGACACTACTCGCCGGCTGCATAATTGATTGCGAAACGCATCGAATCGGTTAGTGGGAGCGCTCACGTTGGTACCACACAGTTGGTTATGCTGTTAATTGACGCTTCCAGCGGCCCCGAACCCGACCAGCTGTTAAAACAAATCGACATTTAactaatggaaaatggaaatagtcGTTGTGCGCAACCTGGCGGAGAGGACACCACGGGACGGCACgcgccctcctcccccctaaTGAAATTGACATTTTTCATATCACACGCGTTCATCTCGAGGGCTCCGAGAGCGGCAAGCATTGCCGTTGCCACATTGGCACATGTGACAATGGTGAGGTGCTGTATATGTATTCCATTTACCGGTCGACGTTTATGGGGATGAAAATGAGTGCAAAGATAAAAATGGAATTACTGGCCCGAGTCCCGCGTTGACGAATATTGTTTTATGCAGATGAGCAATTCCATTCCGTCCATTTTTGGTCTGACAGTTTTCTGTTCAAATCCAGTAGCACCCGTTATTGTGCGGGTTCAATAAATAGAAAACACCTGTTTTTTTATAACAGCCTTTTCGTGTTGATAGTTTGAAttctgtttgcctttttggtaGTCGCGAGCGGAACAATTAGAGCACCGCAGGGCCCCTTTCATAGTTTTTGGCGATTTTCTAGGTAATTTATAATGGGAACTAACTATTTCATGTGTCCTCTCGTCGTCTGTTcgtgattgatttttattttgtcaacaaaattctgcaaaaaaaagatcGTTTAGTCTATTGATTGGGCAAGGTCCCTAGCCTAAACGGCAAATGTATTAAAAACTTATCATGTCATGTGACCAGCTATTCAGTCGTGTCTTTTTCACTAGAGCTTGCAATCTTAGCAATTATAAACAGTAGTACTCATAATTAACTCATAAAGATATAGTCACCAAGCCAATATAATCAACAAACCGTCAAACAAATGAATGCAATGATTGTTTTTGGTAAGCATtagaaaacgaaaatcaaCACGCAATCAAATCGCAGTATCGATCAGAAGAATTCAAATCATCAATTGATATTAACTGCCAATAAGAATACTTATTTACAAATCATTAAACGCATAATATGCCATTTCCATATGCAGCACTTCTCACACGCGACTACATAAATCCGTCGCAAACAATATGAAAATGTGGTTCCCAAAAGCAAACAGACCTCATTCCGTTACCGTTCTCATCGAGCAGCACGCATCGCAGTAGCGCGTGGTTTTCATCTTCGttctcgtcatcgtcttcatcgtcgtcagcgttGCATTTAGCACCAGCTCGATAATTTTATTGCCATCACGCGTCTCCTGAAAATGAGTAATCCATCCGTAAcccagcaccgcaccgcaccgccaccatgATGCGTGCGGGTCCAAATCAATGAaagccagcaccagctggcTGCATCCGGCAATCCTTGGTTTTACTTCGTGTCGCAAACTCTCGTCGACGGTGCGAACGATGAAGCTGTGCGGATCGTTCCTGGTGTTTCTAGTGTTCCTCGCTGAGTCAGTCAGCGGTTTGTACAATGTGTCCGACGATATCTCCGACCGTGCGCCCTCGACGGAGGTATTGCGCAGGAAGAAACGGTTTCTGCTCTTTCCGCCCGGTGCGAACATGCTGGCAAGTGTTCCTTAAGGATCAATGCATGATCATTTATGCGTTTATGTTAATAGCAGTATCTCTTCCCTCCCCCGCCCGGTACAGCTCACCTCATCCTTCGGCAAGGGTTTAGTGTTTCGGGGACCGGCCGGTTACAACGTCATCGGTGAGCTCGATCTTTACTATCCACTTCCGGACTACAAATATCAGGCATCGGCCCTGAAACTGGGCAAGATCGCCATGTATCCACCGGAACCAAAGaagcagccaccgccacctccaccaccaccaccccctccaccaccaccaatgatgCCACACGACCAcgaacacgatcatcacgacGGATCGGAACTATCACCGGCGGAAGTGGAACAGTATCTGAAGGATCATCCCGACACCTGGGTACCACCGGGTTGGGGTGAAGAACGAGCCGATTGGAACGTGGATAATCCTTACCAGTACCGACCTGCCGTGCAGTCCCCTTATTGGGCTTCCTCGAGAGTTGATGGCTACGCGCCGGCGCAAAGCTCCCCGGTACTCGATCGATATCTGGGAGGGGCTGGAGGGGTTCCCTCGCGAAACTATTACGGATGGAGTGAACGtccccaacagcagcagcagcagcagcagcagggccgtTACCGTCGATCGGCGATGCTTGAGGCGGCATTGCAggccgaggaagaggaagatcgTGCCCGTGCCAAGTGGCTTAGCGGAGAGGCGTTCAACATTAGCCATCACGCGGATTGGGAACACTTCCATCATTACCGCGATCGGAGGGCCCTGTTCGGACATCTTGAGGACACAATCGGTTCGATGTGCGTAACAGGCTTCAGAGGATAAGAACTTATTTGCTTTATGAAGGATAATGTTGCCTGAATGACCTTCACAcgattctctctcttctctcgccTGCACAGAACTGGTTTTCACATGAAGGAGTGCATTCTGCGGAGTATCTGCGAGGCCAAGAATATGCTTCCACCGCCCGGAcgctcgatgacgatggataTCTTCCGGGTACTCTTCAGGTAAGACGGCAAGATCAAGACTCCATGAAGCAACTTATTTAATGTTCCCAATTCTGCAGCTTCCCCCTGAACGAGGCCCTCGACGATGATTACAGCAATGCGATGCGCGATGTGAACGTAAACTGTGGCGAACGGTACGGTTCCGGATGTCCCATGAGCTTACTCGATCTGGTTTTGTTCGGAAAGTTTGAAACGTAGCGCCAAACGGGAACGCGAAAGCTAAACTTTTACACTTTATTATCTCTcagtatctctctctctcacacacacacacacacacacacacacacacactcacgcgcacacactacaAAAGTACACTCAcacaattaaattaaagcgCTAATAAATGATTGCAATACATATGTGCATCACATGAACCCAAACGGTGTCGAATACTTTCCTAGTGCGAGCTCTAGCAGCGAGAACCGACAGTTCCCGTACAGCGACTGACAGGCGGCCATGTTTTTGCCCTTCCGGTGTGCCTCGTCGTACAGCCGGTGATCGTCGTGCTCGAACGAGAGCACCTTCGACTTCGGGTAGCTAAACAGGGTCCGTAACATTTCGGCGATCATGTTGCTGCCCTTGCGGCCAAAGTACTGCGAACTTTCGCAGAGTGCCCTCAGTATGCAGTCCCGACCGTCGTAGCCCATACTGTGGAACAGGACGGAGACTAAGTGTTCGACTTGCTCCCCTCTTATCGTGTTATTTTATCGTCCTACCTGTTCATGATGACCTCAAGCTTCTGGTAAAGATCTCGCCGGTATCGACGCTGTaccatcggtttcggttccgtcATCTCCTTCTGAAAGCTGACCGTCTGATTGGGCAGATTGTAGGCAATGCCCCAATTGAGTGCCCAACTGACGAACTGATAGTTGGGATTACCGTACAGACCGATCGTCATACAAACGGCGACCTGGTGGTGAGGTTAGCGAAGCGATCGAGTTATTCCTAAGCCCCCTGGAAGATCCCTTCACTGACTCACCGAAAAACTGGATCCTTCCGGGAAGACAACGAATCTTTTCCGCCGCGACAGCACACGCTCCCGGTCCGTACCCTTCCAGACGTCTTCCGGAACTTCCGGAACATCACCGCTGGCCACGACGGTACGGTTCGGTACCAGCCGGCgaaccacatcatcatcatcctccagcGTCGTAGCACTGACCGTCAACACTGCCATGGtcacggccagccagctaatAGCCACCAAACTGTTCAACCACCGCGTTCGTCCAATCGTCATCCCGTGGCAACCCATCCCGGTGTGACGTGACGTAAATGATGGAGCGAACACAAACGGACCGAACCGTTTACCATGCAAATATGATTACCGCGCTACACCGCTTGATGGGCTGCTAATGTGACCGGGTACGGTTCCGAGGCGTTCCAGGCGTAGTAATATTGCTTGCGACTACTACGGAATAACTGGTACTGGGTCACTGGTTTGCTGGCGACTGTAACGACCGGAATACGCGAACACTAACCACCGTCACTGGCCGGTACGCAGCCGGAGCAACTCCTCGGAAGTGGCtgatgaaatattcaatttcGTGGCGCGCTCACGTCGTTTGGTTGCGTTGGAAATGGAACCTGGTCTACGACGGTGCGGCTCGTTACTAACTGGCCGGCTGGAGTCGGTCTGCAAGATGTTCCCAACGTTCcggttctttcttttccttctcttttttgGAATGCCTTGTGCCACAGAAACCATATCAGCCGAGAGAGCTGTCAGTTCTAGTCCGGTCGAAGGGAATGGTGTGACGTGACGTGCAGACGGAGAGGAggaccgcacaccgcacacggGCAAAGGTGCTAATTGAAGTTTATATTCCTATAACTTAAGCTCAAGTAGAACGGTAAAAGAACGATCTTCGCACCCCCTTTTCCCATCGGTCGGCCTCTAACAATTAGCATGTCGCGTGCGGCGTAGTCAGCTTTCTTTCACCACTGGTTTCACTGCGGGTTGCCCGGATGGAGCACGATGATTGATCGTAGTGTGCTCTGCATGAGCATGAGTTACCGGGCGGCCTAGGTAGGTAGCTTCTATAACTCCACCACATACACAGTACCACCAACCTGTTGCTTTTGGCCCAACTTGCTACCATCATGAACCATTCCGTGAATCCATTACACACATCGCAGCAGTGCACTTGATGCCACTGTATGGATTGGCTGGGTATCAAAAATGCAAACGACAATCAAAGCATGCCGGTTGCTACGGTCACTATCCTCATTTGTCACGTTGTGGCGTGGAGTAACCAACTCTGCGGTTGCTAATTGATGGAATAGAATAAAAGAAGGGCTCGTTGGCAGTAGAGCAATTAAAGTTGTGTAATGAAAACGAATCGTTAACAACATAATATGAAcaaaactatgggacaaactATCGGAACCACAAAACAGAGTTCGGATGTAGCGTCAAAGTCATCCTTCCACCAAAAGTACCCGAAAACACATgattcatatttttttataatttattaatAACGCGTAACATTtatttatatatgtatatattaaTAAATTTCTATAATATACAATCTAATACCTTCTTATcatgttttccttcccctttcccccggtCGCGGTTCGCTTTTTCATGCCTCGTAAGCCCGTGCCTACCACCTTCGGCACCATCGTTAccgcgtttcgtttcgtttcgttttcgtgttTTATCTTTCCAAAATGTGAAACGCTACAGTTACGTTTCGACACTCGCTTCCCGATGCACTCACTACTCGCTTTCCCTTTGCTTTTAACTTTCAcactctttcgcttttcaatTCCTCCACGGTTCCTTTGCTATGCAGTTTCTTACATATTGCGATTCGCTTTCGCAGTGTTTTGGCATGTCCTGTTGGCGTGTTCGATTCcactttttctttcccctatccggtttctgtttgtgtgtaggtgtcagcagcatgtgtgtgtgtgtttttgtatcTATTTTCGTGTCTCTCCTTCCGTTCACCTCTTTCTTTTACGCCATCGAGGTGTACGTTGACTgtttatgaaacattaatgCTTCTCTGTTATCCTCCGGTATTCCTCTTAGCTTTATAGCTGGCTCCTTATGCGTGTTTTCGCCTTCACCTGGAATCTCTTCGTCAGCAGTCGCCAACACCGTTCAGTGTGGCATCATATCTGCGCGCAACCTACGCAAGTTTTCCCAGATGGCGTCGGCGCTCGTATTTAACTCTCACTCGTACGCGCCTCTATCTGCCTCGTGAGcatcggggtttttttttaaatgagtTTAATGACATGGCTGCTGGCAACTATAATGACCGTTTATCCTTCACGACACGCGACGGAAGGCGGTCGCTGGCGTCGCTCTATCATGTGTGTAACTTCACTAGTGCACCCGCGGCTGCACCCCACCCCACTATTCTTATTTTTTGCATGAAATTGATACAACCGTCGTCAATCttttgttcgttttcattcgtccatttttttttgttttgttttgtattttctcCTGCACCGTTTCACTGCTTTATGGTTTAAGGATTGCTCTAGAATGTGTGTCAATGTATGATTGTATTcatgagggtgtgtgtgtgtgtgtgtgtttagtcgCATTTTGGCACCCTGGCCGGATGCATTTGCATCCACGCTAATGAATTGCAGCCTTCCGTCTGGCAGTGATGGACTGCAATCGACGGATTCGCTAGCTACATACACATTAAACGGATATCTTGGGTACATGACCACCTGTAGACGACCACGAAGGTCCGTGGTGCTAGCTTATTTACCAGCAACATTTGGCATTGTTGCTGGTTTAGCATGGAGCATGTACGGAGTCGCCAGATGCATCGATCGCATCATTCGCTTTGGCGCGCTTGCAACCCTTCAATGCCTTCATCCGTATtagtgcatgcatgcatgcactgGCCTACGTATTTGTGCTTCTGAacat
The sequence above is a segment of the Anopheles darlingi chromosome 2, idAnoDarlMG_H_01, whole genome shotgun sequence genome. Coding sequences within it:
- the LOC125959150 gene encoding uncharacterized protein LOC125959150; the protein is MKLCGSFLVFLVFLAESVSGLYNVSDDISDRAPSTEVLRRKKRFLLFPPGANMLLTSSFGKGLVFRGPAGYNVIGELDLYYPLPDYKYQASALKLGKIAMYPPEPKKQPPPPPPPPPPPPPPMMPHDHEHDHHDGSELSPAEVEQYLKDHPDTWVPPGWGEERADWNVDNPYQYRPAVQSPYWASSRVDGYAPAQSSPVLDRYLGGAGGVPSRNYYGWSERPQQQQQQQQQGRYRRSAMLEAALQAEEEEDRARAKWLSGEAFNISHHADWEHFHHYRDRRALFGHLEDTIGSITGFHMKECILRSICEAKNMLPPPGRSMTMDIFRVLFSFPLNEALDDDYSNAMRDVNVNCGERYGSGCPMSLLDLVLFGKFET
- the LOC125959151 gene encoding uncharacterized protein LOC125959151, coding for MAVLTVSATTLEDDDDVVRRLVPNRTVVASGDVPEVPEDVWKGTDRERVLSRRKRFVVFPEGSSFSVAVCMTIGLYGNPNYQFVSWALNWGIAYNLPNQTVSFQKEMTEPKPMVQRRYRRDLYQKLEVIMNSMGYDGRDCILRALCESSQYFGRKGSNMIAEMLRTLFSYPKSKVLSFEHDDHRLYDEAHRKGKNMAACQSLYGNCRFSLLELALGKYSTPFGFM
- the LOC125959149 gene encoding uncharacterized protein LOC125959149, translating into MLLLPYAGSVDALVHGNGTVGPDGGSEEPSPGPRPERILSRKRRYLTFPEGSSFQVVYDQTIPMIGVERLFTIGITVALAYELPSITFDQIEQMIEENANEGSAASAKVDLNANQTVLIDSRPDRKNILSYSYATPNQSPSMGYGGGGGGSGSGGRINYYTNNNYDNGNRRYDKYDQRYGNQRQPVPSRWEQFVSSELARRPPYPTDGSGNDFGSLVNRYLSSWIRRHPPNYPIAKKRFYPVFGKRSIREDTAPLDRHFLRQHRTTRHALYERIESFLTAKGKHGHHCVLRALCESGQRQNDTEPDTFLKEILRAIFSLPATHEEPGHHKHRLYDEAHAHRGNCAETYSYCEDSFWSSDFVF